Within the Polaribacter pectinis genome, the region CCTTTAACGTTAAGAGAATTAGATGTTCTAAAAGCACTCTCTAAAAATTTAAACAATACAGAAATTAGCAATAAATTGTTTATCTCAAAGAACACTGTAAAGTATCACATTAGAAACATTTATGCGAAAGCTAATGTAAAAACCAGAACAGAATTAAAAACTAAACTCTCCACTTCAGCTTAAATTTAAATAACTAAAAAACAAATACTTACGTACTTGGGTAGGAAAAACCACCCACCTACAATTAGTGATTTCTGTAAAGTTTAATCATTTTTACTGCTGATAAATTTTATACCCAATTTAAGCTAGTTCACTTAATAGGTAATTATACCTGTTTTTAAAACCACGTTTTTATTTAGCTTAAACCTAATATATATTTATCACTTAACTAATCAAACTTAATTTATCATGAACAAAAAAAAACTTTTAAATAGTGTCTTATTATATATGACACTATTTTTTTCAATTTCAGTTCTAGCTCAAAGTGAGCCAGAAGTATTAAAAAACTGGATAGCTCTAGAAGAGGCAGATTTCCATTATGACGTAAGTTATAGTGTAGTAAAATGTAATCCCAATTCTAAACCTACCGTTTTAATTAATGCTTTTAATGAAGATGGCACAAACCCCAAAGTAGGTTTTACCCTTAACTTTTCAGACAATAATGGTAACACTGCACAAGTTGTAGTTGCTCCATTTACTTCAAAATTAGGAGATATGTTTATAGCTTCTTGCAGTTCAGAAAAATATTCTAACTTAAAGTTTGATTATCCTGAAAATATAGATCTAACAACTGTTAAGGTTGAAATAACTTATCAAACTCAATCATGAAAAAATTAGCATATTTAATAATAGTAATTTTCTGCTTGGGAGTAAGTGGAAAAACGGTTGCACAATGTATAGATAAACCTATAATAAATGACTTTTCTCCAAAAACAGGTTTTATAGGAAGTACAGTAACAATCACAGGAGCCAATTTTAGTGCAACTCCAACTCAAAATCAAGTGTTTTTTGGAGCTACACAAGCAACAGTAGTTTCATCTTCTTTTGGAACAATAGAAGTAAGAGTACCTGAAGGAAGTACAACTGCTTTAATAAGTGTTAAGAACCAATGTAACTTATCAGCTTATTCTAAAACACACTTCAATGGAGTTTTTTGTCCAACGCCACTTACAGCCACTTCTTATCAAAATACTGCGCAAGAATTAGCGGGTATTAGAGGAGCCTATAATATGCTTTCTCAAGATATGGATAATGATGGAAAACCAGAGGTTATATCAGCTACAAGCAATGGTATTACTATTGCAAAAAACAATAGTACTCCTAGTAATATTAATTTTACAGCAAATAATTTTAGTGGTCAATTTAATTCTTTAACAACAGCAGATTTTGATGGTGATGGGTTTAAAGATATTGCTTCTAACGGAGGTGTATTTAGAAATACATCTGCTGGAGCTGGTAACATAGGTTTAGTTTATGTAACTGACTCTAAATCTGTTTCTAATTATCAAATAGGTTCTGGAGATTTTAACAATGATGGTAAAATTGACATTATTGGAGAATTTGGAGGAAGTGTTTGGGTAGCTTTTAACACAAGTACTGGTCCTGGAAATATTAATTTTTCTGCTAGACAATTAGTAGCTTCTGGAATAGGTAGATGTACTGGTATACAAGTTGCTGATGTTGATGGTGATGGAAAAGCAGATTTTTTAGCTTCACAAGGTCAGTCAAATAGAGCAACTTCAATAAGAAATATAACATCAAATGGAAGTACAACTGCTTCATTTGAAACTCCAGAATATTGGGCTTCAGATGCTAATCCTGCAGATGGTTTTGGAACTTTTCCATATAGAGCAATGATTGCAGACTTTGATAAAGATGGTAAAATTGATTTTACATCTTGTAATTATCAAGGAAATACAAATACAGCTATTTGGAGAAATATTTCTACGGTTGGAAATATTTCTTTTGCTACTGTTGTAAACATCGATTCTCCAGCAGCTAATTACAGAATTGGTGTGGGTGATGTAGATGGTGATGGGTATCCAGATATTGTAACAAAATCTTTAGGAATAAATGTATTTTCTGTATATAGAAATACAACTTCTACTGCGGGAACCCCAAGTTTTGCTCCAAGATTCGATTATACCTCTTCTAATAGAGCTGAAGTTTCTGGTATTGTAATTGGTGATTTAGATGGTGATTTTGTTCCTGATATTGCTACTTCAGGAATTAGTAGTAATACTATACGTTTTCATAGAAATACTGGGGGGCAAAATGACGTAACTCCACCAACTGTATCTTGTAAAAATATTACAGTGGCATTAAGTCCAGCTGGTACTATTACAATTACTCCAGAAATGATAGATAACGGTTCAGGTGATGCCTGTGGTATAGAATCTTTAGTTTTATCTCAAGTAGACTTTACATGTGCTGACATTGGAGAAAATACGGTTACGTTAACAGCTACTGATGGTGCAGGTAACCAAGCTACTTGTACAGCTACAGTAAATGTACAACCAGCAGCTATTATAGTTGCAGGACAAAGTACAGTTTGCCAAGGAGAAACTGTAGAATTGAATGCGAATAATGGTGATTCATACCAATGGAAAAAGGATGGAATAGATCTTTTTGGTGCAATTTTCCAAAATTATGTTGCAACAACTTCAGGAAATTATACAGTTGTTGTTACAAATAACGGGGGTTGTTCTGGAGAATCTTTACCAACTCCTGTAGTTGTAAACGATAATCCTACTGTAGATATTTCTCCAAGTGGTACTGCTGTTTTATGCCCACCTAATAATTCTACAACTTTAACAGCAACACAATCTTCTATTTATCAATGGATAAAAGACGGTGTAGATATTCCAGATGCAACTCAACAAACTTACGAAGCTACATCTGCAGGTAATTATAGTGTTCGAGTTATTGATTTATTTGGTTGTTCTGCAATTTCAGAACCTACAACTGTTTCAGCAAATTCAGCAGAAATTGAAATTTCTAATAACGGAACAAACGTTGCAAACGGAGCAACTACAGTTGTAGATGGTTTTAATCTTGATTATGGCAATGTATTACCTAATAATTCTTACGATACATTAATTACTATTGATAATACAAGCTCAACTGCTAATAATGCAATTTTAGATGTAGATATTGCAATTTCTGGTCCAGATGCCCAATATTTATCTATCGTAGGTTTAACATCACCCGTAGCTATTTCCCCTGGAACTCAAGCTAATTTCACTCTAGTGTTTAATGGTCCAGACCTAAGAGCTTATAATGCAATTGTTACTATTTTAAGTAATGATTGTAACGAAAGTTCAACTTCTATAAACGTTACAGCTGAAATAACTTGTGAGGCAGCATCTTTTACATCTATTCCAGAAAATATTACTGCAAATAATGATGAAGATGTATGTGGTGCGTTAATAGATTATGAAGTTATAACGGCAGGAAATCCAACACCAGAGTTAACTTACTCTTTTAGTGGTGCTACTTCTGGAAACGGAAATGGATCTGGTACAGGAATGTTATTTAATGTGGGAACTACAACTGTAACATTAAACCTACAGAATGCTTGTGGAAACGAAACAGAAACTTTTGACGTTACAGTTGCGGATAATCAAAGTCCAAATATTGTTTTAAATAATATAACTGTAGTATTAGATGCAAATGGAAACGCTTCAATTACTCCAGAAATGATAGACAATGGTTCTTCAGATAATTGTGCTATAGATACAATTACAATTTCACCAAATCTATTTACTTGTGCAAATTATGGCGAAAACACAGTTACTTTAACAGTAACAGATATAAATGGTAATTCTAATACTGGAACAGCAATTGTAACAGTTGATGATGGTACTATGCAAACAAGTTTTAACCAAGCTGATTATATAAACATTGGAAATTCTAATTATTTAGGAAATGATGAATATAGATTAACAAGCGCAGTTGGTGGACAATTTGGTGCTGTTTGGTATCAAAATAAATTAAATCTTTCAACTGATTTTGAGTTAGACTTTGATGTATATCTTGGAAACAATGACGGTGGTGCAGATGGAATGGCTTTTGTATTACAGCCATTAAGCACCAATCAAGGTTCAAGTGGTGGTGGTTTAGGATATTTAGGAATAAGCCCTTCATTAGCCGTAGAATTTGATACCTATAGCAATACATCTGACCCAGGACAAGACCATGTAGCATTAATGAAAAACGGAGACGTGAATCATTTTTCTTCAAATAATCTTTCTGGACCTCATGTTGTATCTAATTTAGAAAACGGAGCTTATCATAATGTAAAAATATCTTGGATAAAAGCAACAAATAACTTCACGGTTGTTTTCAATGGAAATACAATAATCAACTATAATAGTGATATTGTTAATGATATATTCTCTGGAAACAACGGAGTTTTCTGGGGATTTACAGCAGCAACTGGTTATTTTAATAACGAGCACAAAGTTAAAATAAACACTGTTACCTTTAAGGAAGAACTGAATGTTAGCGCTAATTCAATAACTGCTGCTTCTTGTCCAGATTCTTCAGATGGTGCAATAGACATTAATATTTCATCAGCAAACCCTTGTACAACCTACAGTTGGAGTAATGGAGCAACAACTCAAGATATTACGGGTTTAAATCCTGGTGATTATACAGTTACCATTACAAATGCAGATGGAACAAGTATTTCAGAAACTTATACAGTTACTGGAGATGTTACTTCTCCACAGTTCTTAACAACAGAAACTGCAATCATTTTTTTAGATGAAAACGGAGTTGCAACTTATGATACAAATTCTTTTAACGTTAATACTGTTACAGATAACTGTGCAATAGATAGATTCGAATTCGACAAAACAGTTTATAATTGTAATGAAGTTGGTTTTCATACCATAAATGTTACTGCTTTTGATACAAGTGGAAATTCTACTATTGGAACTATTAATTTAGAAGTTCGTGATGAAATTGCCCCATTAGTACAAGGGCAAGATATTTCTGTAACACTTACTGCTAATGGAACTGTAAGTATTGTTGCTAATGACGTGTTAGTTTCTGGTTCAGATAATTGTGGACCTGTTACCTACACAATCAGTCAAAATACATTTACGGCAACAGACGCTATAAATAGTCCAGTTACAGTTCAATTAACAGCAACAGACGCTAATGGAAACACAACTACTGTTCCAGTTTTAGTAACTGTTATTGATCCTGTTCCTGTTGTAATAACGCAAGATATTATTGTAGAATTAGATGCTAATGGAAATGTTACTATTACTCCAAATCAAATAGATAATGGTTCTAATTCTGTAGTTGGTATTGCAAATTTAGAATTAGACAACACTTCTTTTAATTGTTCTAATATAGGCGTACCAGTAACTGTAACCTTAACTGCAACAAGTACTTTAGGAAGAACAGCAACAGGAACTGCTACAGTTACCGTTTTAGATACAACTGCACCAAATGTAATTACGCAGAACATAGTTGTTCAGTTAGATGAAAATGGAAATGCATCAATTACTCCAGAAATGATCAATAATGGTTCTTCTGATAATTGTGGTATAGAAGACATATCTCTTGATATTACAAACTTTTCTTGTAACAATATTGGAAATAATCAAGTTATATTAACTGTTAAGGATATAAATGGAAACCTTTCTAACAGTACAGCAAATGTTGTTGTAGAAGATACTATTTCTCCAACAATAGCTATACAGAATATTACTGTTCCTTTAAACGAAAACGGAATTGCAAATTTCACTGTAGACATGATTAACAATGGAACTACAGACAATTGCGCAATTGCAAGTTTAGAACTTTCAGAAACAACTTTTGCATGTAGCAATCTTGGTGAAAACACAGTTACTTTTACTGCAACAGATGTAAATGGGAATGTATCTACAGAAAATGTTATTGTTACTGTAATCGATGAAATTGCACCAACAGTAATTACAAAAAACATAGAAGTTTATTTGGATGCAAGCGGAAATGCTTCAATTACTCCAGAAATGGTAGACAATGGTAGTTATGACAACTGTACATTCTCTTTAAGTTTAGACACAACTACTTTTAGTTGTAACAATACTGGAGACAATATTGTAAGTTTAATAGCTATTGATGCAAGTGGTTTACAAACTACTCAACAAACAACTGTTACAGTAATTGATTCTATTTTACCTACTGCAGTTTCTCAAGACGTTACTGTTCAGTTAGATGAAAACGGAAATGCATCAATTACACCAGAAATGATTAATAATGGCTCTTCAGATAATTGTACGTTTACAACTTCTTTAGATGTTTTAGACTTTACATGTACAAATGTTGGTGAAAATTTAGTAACATTAACTGTTAGAGATGCAAGTGGTAATACAACTACTTCTTCATCTACTGTTACTGTTATAGATTCTGTTCCTGCAGAAGTTATCACACAAAATATCAATGTATATTTAGATGAAAATGGAAATACCTCAATAGTTGTAGAAGATATTAATAATGGGTCTAATGATGCCTGTGGAATTGAAACTTTAACTTTAGATGTTACCAATTTTAGTTGTGATACTTTAGGAGAAAACACAGTTACTTTAACAGCAACTGATGTAAATGGAAACATAAGCTCTAATACAGCTATAGTAACTGTTATTGATAACATTGCTCCTACAGTTGGTACACAAAACATTTCTGTTGAATTAGACGCTAACGGTAATGCAACAATAACGCCACAAGACGTATTAATTACTTCTGAAAGCGATATAGAAACTGGAGAAGAATGCGATGTTACTGATGCTAAATACCACGCAATGTATTTAAATGGTTATGTAAAAAATTATAATCAACATAAAACTGTTGCATCTTCTAAAAAGAAAGAAATTGACTTTAGTAGTAAAGGTGATGCTTCAAGACATTGGGGAGCTCGTTATATTTTTGATGCAGATGGAGGTAAAATAACCAAAAACTTAGATGGTACTGCTTCTGTTGTTGGAACTTTAGTAAATAAATACGATAGTAATGACAAATGGATTGTAACTCTAAACCTAAAAAACGCTAGTAATTGGACAGAATGGAGCGCAATGGGTAGAAGCTGGAAAGGAAATCCTTGGAGTGTTCGTGGTGAATATAAAAATTGGATGTATTATGAAATGGCAGAAGGAAGTAATCTTACAGGTGCAGGAAATAATACAGGAACTGTTACAAACATTTACCATGCGCCAACAAGTTTAAAATACGGTGTCCAATTAGGCAACAAAGCAAACTTACAAGATTCTAATTTTGGCTTAAGCGGTTGGTTCTATTATAAAAATAGATATAATTGTTGGGAACAGGGAGATTTCAATTTTAACGTTTCTAATTGTTCAGATTTAGCTATTCCAGAAGAAACTGTTATTACAAGTGACAACTGTAGTATATCAAGTTATACTTTAAGTCAAGATTCTTTTGGTTGTGACGATTTAGGTGAAAACACTATACAAGTTTCAGTAACAGACCAAAGTGGTAACACTACAACTAAAGATGTAATTGTTAATGTTCTTGGAGATAAACCAACTGTTACTATTGATGATTTTTATGCTGTAAAATATCAAAAGAAAAATACCATTTTCTTGGGATATGCAGAAAGCATTTACTTATGCCCTACTGTTACAGGTGGAACTGGATTTACCTATGAATGGACAGATGATTCTGGTAATGTTATTTCAACTGAAAAATTACCAAAAGTAAGTCCGAAGTTTACAACGACTTATACAGTTACAGTAACAAATTCTAATGGTTGTACTGCAACAGACTCTATAGAAGTTTGTGTAATAGATGCAAGAAGTACAAAATCTAATGGTCATAATTACAGAGGTAACTCTCATCATCATGGTCATAATAACGATAAAGTTATCATTTGTCATCATACAAGAAAACATGGTCAAATTAAGCATAAGGAAATAAGTGTAAGCAAAAATTCTGTAAGAGCTCACTTATGGCATGGAGACAAATTAGGTTCTTGTAATGCTACTTGTATTTCAGAAGGAGATGTTGTAGTAACTCCTAACGTAGAAGTTTCTCTATATCCAAATCCATCATCAGGAGTTTTTAATGTAAAAGTTGAAAATTTAGAAAAAGATGCAACTGTTTACTTATATAATATCTATGGAAGAATTATCCAAAAAAGATATATAAGAGCAAGATCTGGAGAGAATAAAGTTGTAATGGGAAGTTATAGACTAAAACAAGGAGCATACGTGGTTAAGGTGATAACAGATGGAACTGTTTACACACAAACAATCCTTATAGAAAGATCACGATATTAAATTACATTTTTTAATTAATTAGGGGAAAAAGAGGGGCAAACAATAGTTTGTCCCTTTTTAAATTTAATTACTTTTGTAAAATGGTTAAAGAAATTCAGCTTCGTGTAAATTTAATAGAAGAACGTAAAGAAAATATTCTGCTATACAAAGCTGCCAAAAAATTAGATGTTGATAAAAGTGAAATTTCCGCAGTAAAAGTCTTGCGAAAATCTATTGATGCTCGTAAAAAAGATATCATTTTCAATTACAAGGTAGCCGTTTATGTAAATGAGCAGGTTCCAGAAAAATCTGATTATATTTTTGAATATAAAGATGTTTCAAAAGCAAAGGAAGTTCATATTATTGGTTTTGGCCCTGCAGGAATGTATGCTGCATTGCGCTGTATAGAATTAGGCTACAAACCTATCGTTTTAGAACGTGGAAAAAATGTACAAGACAGACGTAGAGATTTAAAAGCAATTAATCAAGATCATTTTGTAAACGAAGACTCTAATTATTGTTTTGGTGAAGGTGGTGCTGGAACCTATTCCGACGGAAAATTATACACCAGAAGTTTAAAGCGTGGAGATGTACGTAGAATTTTCGAAAACTTGGTTTACCATGGTGCAACAGAGCAAATTTTAATAGATGCACACCCACATATTGGAACCAATAAATTACCAAAGATAATTCAGAATATTCGTGAGAATATTATAAAGTTTGGAGGGGAAATTCATTTTGAAACTCGTGTTACAGATTTTGTTGTAAAAAACAATAAATTAGAAGCAATTCAACTTCAAAATGGTCAAGAAATGACTGTAAACGCTGTTATTTTAGCAACTGGACATTCTGCTAGAGATATTTATGAATTGTTACATAAAAAAGAAATTGCTATTAAAGCAAAGTCTTTTGCAATGGGCGTTCGTGTAGAACACCCACAAGAAATAATAGATAAAATTCAATATCATTGTGCTGGAGAAAGAGATGAATTATTACCGGCAGCAGCTTACAGTTTAGTTCAACAAGTTAACAACAGAGGCGTATACTCTTTTTGTATGTGTCCTGGAGGATTTATTGTTCCTGCAGCAACTGCAAATGGAGAAGTTGTTGTTAATGGAATGTCTCCATCTAGAAGAAATAATAAGTTTGCAAATTCAGGAATTGTAGTTGAATTAGATATCGATCAAGATTTTAAGAAATACGAAAAATTTGGCCCATTAAAAGGTCTAGAATTTCAGAAAGATTTAGAGAAAATTGCTTTTTTTGCAGGTGGAAGAACACAAACTGCTCCTGCACAAAGATTGGTAGATTTTGTAGATGGCAAATTGTCTACAGATTTAAATGAAACCTCATATCAACCAGGGTTAAAATCTGCTCCACTACACTCTCTTTTACCAAGAATTATTGGCAGTAGATTACGTAAAGGTTTTGCTGCTTTCGGCTCTAAAATGCATGGTTATTATACTAATGAAGCTAATATTGTTGGTGTAGAATCTAGAACTTCATCACCTGTAAACATTCCAAGAAAAGAAAATTTAGAACACACAGAAATAGAAGGATTATTTCCTTGTGGCGAAGGTGGTGGTTATGCTGGCGGAATTGTTTCTGCAGCCATGGATGGAGAACGTTGTGCAGAAGCTGCAATTGCTAAATTATAATTTTTTGATATTTATAAATATAAGTCAATAACTATCAGTAATTTTACGTCATTAATTTATCTAAATGAAAATAACTATTGGTAGAGTTGATAAGGCAGATTTCCCTGAATTATCATTATCCGAAATTGATTTAAAAGTAGATTCAGGTGCTTACACATCTTCTATTCATTGTTCTAACATTAAAGAAATTGTTTTAAATGATGAAAGTTTAATTCAGTTTACGTTGTTAGACCCAGAGCATCCTTTCTATAATAATAAGGAGTTTACTTTTAAAAACTATTCTTCTAAAATTGTAAAAAGTTCAAACGGAATTTCAGAAAAGCGTTTTATGATTCAAACAGAAATCATAATTTTCAATACTACTTTTCCTATTTATTTGACATTAAGCGAGCGTAAAGACATGAAATTTCCTATATTATTAGGAAGGAAATTTTTAAATAAAAAATTCGTGATAGATACAGCAAAGAAAAATTTATCACACAAATTAAAATATAAAAAATAATGAGAATTGTAATTTTATCTAGAAATCCAAAACTATATTCAACAAGAAGATTGGTGGAAGCAGCACAAAAGAGGAAACATGAAGTAATAGTCGTGGATCATTTAAAATGCAATATCGAAATAGAAAAAAAATCTCCAAAGATTTTTTACAAAGGAGAGTATTTAGATAATATCGATGCAATTATCCCAAGAATTGGTGCTTCTGTTACTTTTTATGGTACAGCCGTAATTCGTCAGTTTGAAATGATGAAAGTTTTTACTGCAGTTTCCTCAATAGCATTAACAAGATCTAGAGATAAGTTAAGCAGTTTACAAATTTTAGCTAGAGCTGGTGTAGGTTTACCAAAAACGGTTTTTACCAATTACACAAAAGATGTAGAGCACGTTATACAATCTGTTGGTGGAACTCCATTGGTTTTAAAATTATTAGAAGGAACACAAGGTTTAGGTGTTGTTTTGGCTGAAACACCAAATGCAGCAACTTCTGTATTAGAAGCTTTTAATGGTTTAGGAGCAAGAGTAATTGCACAAGAATTTATTAAAGAAGCTGGTGGTGCAGATATTAGAGCTTTTGTAGTTGATGGAAAAGTAATTGGCGCAATGAAACGACAAGGTAAAGAAGGAGAATTCCGTTCTAATTTACACAGAGGTGGAAATGCAAATGTTATTGAGTTAACAGACGAGGAAGAAAAAACAGCTTTAAAAGCTACAAAAGCAATGGGATTAGGTGTTGCAGGCGTAGATATGTTGCAATCTTCAAAAGGACCATTAGTTTTAGAAGTAAATTCTTCTCCTGGTTTAGAAGGAATAGAAGTTGCAACTGGTAAAAATATAGCAAAAGAAATTATCCGTTATTTAGAATTAAATGTCGAGTAAACCATTTACTCTTTTAGGAAAAGTAATTCCTGAAGGAAAACGTACAGTTTTAGATTTAAAAGTAGCTAAATTACATACAAGAACTACAGTAAATGTTCCTGTAATTATAGAACGTTCTACAAACCCTGGTCCCGTAGTTTTATTACTAGCAGGTATTCATGGAGATGAAACCAATGGAGTTGGTATTATTAGAGAAATAATAAATCTTCAAATTAACAAACCAAAAAACGGAACCATTATTTGTATTCCTGTTTTTAATATTTTCGGGTATTTAATTCAGACCAGAGAGTTTCCTGACGGAAGAGATTTAAACAGAATGTTTCCTGGTTCTGCAACCGGTTCTTTGGCTAGCCAATTTGCATATCAATTTACAAAAGAAATTGCACCACATGTAGATTATGTTATAGATTTTCATACTGGTGGTGGCGAGAGAGATAATATTTCGCAAATTCGTTGTAATAAAGACGATGAAAAAGCGCTTGAATTAGCCAAAGTCTTTAACCCTCCAATGATTGTTTATTCGAGTAATATTGCAAAATCTTTAAGAGATACATTAAATAAAATGGGGAAAACCATTCTACTATTCGAAGGAGGAAAATCGAAAGAACTTAACCCAACTGTTATAAATGAAGGTGTAAACGGAACAAAAAATGTTTTAATTCATTTAGGTTTAATTGAGGGAGAAATAAGTGTAAGAGCAACACCTGTATATGTAAAAAAAGCAAAGTGGTTGAGAGCACAACATTCAGGTATGTTTCAAATTAGAGTTAGAAATGGGGCTTTTGTTAAGAAAAAAGAAGTTTTAGGTGTTATTCAAGATCCTTTTGGAGAGTTTAAAAAGAAAATTTATGCGCCTGAAAACTGTCATATTTTCTGTGTAAATCAAACTCCTATTGTAAATAAAGGTGATGCTTTGTTTCATATTAGTTTGCAAGAATAGTTTTTTCAATTTTAAAGAAATCATAATTACCTACAAATTAGCAAGAAGAAAATCTATGAAAAACCTTTTTTTAAGCACACTCCTAACCATATTTGCAGTATGCATTTCCCAATCTCAAAACAACTTTAATTATCAAGAGTTTTCAAACCCCAACCCTAAAAATGAGTTGTCTTTATTTTTTAAGAAAGAAGTACCTAAAAAGCTTTTAAAAAAGGCTGTTTTTCTTCCAAAGAACAACAATATCGTATTGTCTTTTTCTATCAATAAAGAAAATAAACCTTATCGAATTTCAGTAACTAACTATAGTTCTAAAGAGCTTAAAAAAGCTATTATAGAAGCTTTTAAAAAGTATCCTTTAGAAAATTTAAATTTAGAAACTTTAGATAAAAGAAATAGATATCATTTTCAAATAATATCTAAAAATAAGTCTAAAAACATATTTAATTGTAGTTCTAAAATCATAATAGAAACTCCTTCTATCTGTGAACCATGTAAAGATCTAGAGTTTTTCGAAGACCTAAAAAATTGTTTAAATTTAGAAGTGAAAAAATA harbors:
- a CDS encoding lectin-like domain-containing protein; the protein is MKKLAYLIIVIFCLGVSGKTVAQCIDKPIINDFSPKTGFIGSTVTITGANFSATPTQNQVFFGATQATVVSSSFGTIEVRVPEGSTTALISVKNQCNLSAYSKTHFNGVFCPTPLTATSYQNTAQELAGIRGAYNMLSQDMDNDGKPEVISATSNGITIAKNNSTPSNINFTANNFSGQFNSLTTADFDGDGFKDIASNGGVFRNTSAGAGNIGLVYVTDSKSVSNYQIGSGDFNNDGKIDIIGEFGGSVWVAFNTSTGPGNINFSARQLVASGIGRCTGIQVADVDGDGKADFLASQGQSNRATSIRNITSNGSTTASFETPEYWASDANPADGFGTFPYRAMIADFDKDGKIDFTSCNYQGNTNTAIWRNISTVGNISFATVVNIDSPAANYRIGVGDVDGDGYPDIVTKSLGINVFSVYRNTTSTAGTPSFAPRFDYTSSNRAEVSGIVIGDLDGDFVPDIATSGISSNTIRFHRNTGGQNDVTPPTVSCKNITVALSPAGTITITPEMIDNGSGDACGIESLVLSQVDFTCADIGENTVTLTATDGAGNQATCTATVNVQPAAIIVAGQSTVCQGETVELNANNGDSYQWKKDGIDLFGAIFQNYVATTSGNYTVVVTNNGGCSGESLPTPVVVNDNPTVDISPSGTAVLCPPNNSTTLTATQSSIYQWIKDGVDIPDATQQTYEATSAGNYSVRVIDLFGCSAISEPTTVSANSAEIEISNNGTNVANGATTVVDGFNLDYGNVLPNNSYDTLITIDNTSSTANNAILDVDIAISGPDAQYLSIVGLTSPVAISPGTQANFTLVFNGPDLRAYNAIVTILSNDCNESSTSINVTAEITCEAASFTSIPENITANNDEDVCGALIDYEVITAGNPTPELTYSFSGATSGNGNGSGTGMLFNVGTTTVTLNLQNACGNETETFDVTVADNQSPNIVLNNITVVLDANGNASITPEMIDNGSSDNCAIDTITISPNLFTCANYGENTVTLTVTDINGNSNTGTAIVTVDDGTMQTSFNQADYINIGNSNYLGNDEYRLTSAVGGQFGAVWYQNKLNLSTDFELDFDVYLGNNDGGADGMAFVLQPLSTNQGSSGGGLGYLGISPSLAVEFDTYSNTSDPGQDHVALMKNGDVNHFSSNNLSGPHVVSNLENGAYHNVKISWIKATNNFTVVFNGNTIINYNSDIVNDIFSGNNGVFWGFTAATGYFNNEHKVKINTVTFKEELNVSANSITAASCPDSSDGAIDINISSANPCTTYSWSNGATTQDITGLNPGDYTVTITNADGTSISETYTVTGDVTSPQFLTTETAIIFLDENGVATYDTNSFNVNTVTDNCAIDRFEFDKTVYNCNEVGFHTINVTAFDTSGNSTIGTINLEVRDEIAPLVQGQDISVTLTANGTVSIVANDVLVSGSDNCGPVTYTISQNTFTATDAINSPVTVQLTATDANGNTTTVPVLVTVIDPVPVVITQDIIVELDANGNVTITPNQIDNGSNSVVGIANLELDNTSFNCSNIGVPVTVTLTATSTLGRTATGTATVTVLDTTAPNVITQNIVVQLDENGNASITPEMINNGSSDNCGIEDISLDITNFSCNNIGNNQVILTVKDINGNLSNSTANVVVEDTISPTIAIQNITVPLNENGIANFTVDMINNGTTDNCAIASLELSETTFACSNLGENTVTFTATDVNGNVSTENVIVTVIDEIAPTVITKNIEVYLDASGNASITPEMVDNGSYDNCTFSLSLDTTTFSCNNTGDNIVSLIAIDASGLQTTQQTTVTVIDSILPTAVSQDVTVQLDENGNASITPEMINNGSSDNCTFTTSLDVLDFTCTNVGENLVTLTVRDASGNTTTSSSTVTVIDSVPAEVITQNINVYLDENGNTSIVVEDINNGSNDACGIETLTLDVTNFSCDTLGENTVTLTATDVNGNISSNTAIVTVIDNIAPTVGTQNISVELDANGNATITPQDVLITSESDIETGEECDVTDAKYHAMYLNGYVKNYNQHKTVASSKKKEIDFSSKGDASRHWGARYIFDADGGKITKNLDGTASVVGTLVNKYDSNDKWIVTLNLKNASNWTEWSAMGRSWKGNPWSVRGEYKNWMYYEMAEGSNLTGAGNNTGTVTNIYHAPTSLKYGVQLGNKANLQDSNFGLSGWFYYKNRYNCWEQGDFNFNVSNCSDLAIPEETVITSDNCSISSYTLSQDSFGCDDLGENTIQVSVTDQSGNTTTKDVIVNVLGDKPTVTIDDFYAVKYQKKNTIFLGYAESIYLCPTVTGGTGFTYEWTDDSGNVISTEKLPKVSPKFTTTYTVTVTNSNGCTATDSIEVCVIDARSTKSNGHNYRGNSHHHGHNNDKVIICHHTRKHGQIKHKEISVSKNSVRAHLWHGDKLGSCNATCISEGDVVVTPNVEVSLYPNPSSGVFNVKVENLEKDATVYLYNIYGRIIQKRYIRARSGENKVVMGSYRLKQGAYVVKVITDGTVYTQTILIERSRY
- a CDS encoding NAD(P)/FAD-dependent oxidoreductase, coding for MVKEIQLRVNLIEERKENILLYKAAKKLDVDKSEISAVKVLRKSIDARKKDIIFNYKVAVYVNEQVPEKSDYIFEYKDVSKAKEVHIIGFGPAGMYAALRCIELGYKPIVLERGKNVQDRRRDLKAINQDHFVNEDSNYCFGEGGAGTYSDGKLYTRSLKRGDVRRIFENLVYHGATEQILIDAHPHIGTNKLPKIIQNIRENIIKFGGEIHFETRVTDFVVKNNKLEAIQLQNGQEMTVNAVILATGHSARDIYELLHKKEIAIKAKSFAMGVRVEHPQEIIDKIQYHCAGERDELLPAAAYSLVQQVNNRGVYSFCMCPGGFIVPAATANGEVVVNGMSPSRRNNKFANSGIVVELDIDQDFKKYEKFGPLKGLEFQKDLEKIAFFAGGRTQTAPAQRLVDFVDGKLSTDLNETSYQPGLKSAPLHSLLPRIIGSRLRKGFAAFGSKMHGYYTNEANIVGVESRTSSPVNIPRKENLEHTEIEGLFPCGEGGGYAGGIVSAAMDGERCAEAAIAKL
- a CDS encoding ATP-dependent zinc protease family protein, translated to MKITIGRVDKADFPELSLSEIDLKVDSGAYTSSIHCSNIKEIVLNDESLIQFTLLDPEHPFYNNKEFTFKNYSSKIVKSSNGISEKRFMIQTEIIIFNTTFPIYLTLSERKDMKFPILLGRKFLNKKFVIDTAKKNLSHKLKYKK